Proteins encoded in a region of the Watersipora subatra chromosome 5, tzWatSuba1.1, whole genome shotgun sequence genome:
- the LOC137396183 gene encoding vasodilator-stimulated phosphoprotein-like isoform X3 has product MSEHSIVAVRASVMVYDDMQKKWLPSGASPGGISKVHIYHHPSNATFRIVGRKVQDHEVVINCSVLKGLKYNEATPTFHQWRDNRQVYGLNFASKDDAISFSAAMRGALEALSQAASNMGQPRHPTSIPPPQQPPQPSHSQPLYSQAQTKEEPRYDDRQQSQYQQPTNQFQQAQYQQHQSQHQPTQQQSSWNGPQHTNPVPQQQLTRTSLTEQTRPAAGPPQPPPAPPAPAAPPPPPAGVPPPPSSGPPSASVPPAPPAPSGPPVPPAPPAPGAPPPPPMPAGGIPSAPPPPPPSASSSSAPVSGFAAAIAAAKLKKTEQQPAESSNNGTNNRPSNGGGGGGGGAGGMDLMAEMQKRLARRRAAADGDPPAPSTTPAKSTNSTSSPTTGRKSALDGIHQSHSIDGLSIAGGLATLPRAKKANSSNQLFNRSNSGTNSVNGPTSNGSSLSAEMEQVKQEILGELRVEMQRLKQDILEAIRNEMRR; this is encoded by the exons CGAGCATTCCATAGTAGCCGTGCGTGCCAGTGTCATGGTCTATGATGACATGCAGAAAAAGTGGCTACCGAGTGGTGCCTCTCCCGGCGGCATCTCTAAAGTCCACATATACCATCACCCAAGCAATGCCACTTTCAGGATAGTCGGCAGGAAGGTGCAGGATCATGAG GTGGTAATCAATTGCTCAGTGTTGAAAGGATTGAAGTACAACGAGGCTACACCAACCTTTCACCAATGGAGGGACAATAGGCAAGTCTATGGCCTTAACTTCGCTAGCAAAGATGATGCCATTTCCTTTTCGGCTGCAATGAGGGGAGCGCTCGAGGCTTTATCACAGGCTG CATCGAATATGGGCCAACCAAGACACCCGACCTCTATACCTCCGCCACAACAGCCTCCACAGCCATCCCACAGCCAACCACTCTATTCACAGGCACAGACCAAGGAGGAACCCAGATATGATGACAG GCAGCAGTCTCAGTATCAGCAGCCAACTAACCAGTTTCAGCAAGCTCAGTACCAGCAGCACCAGTCACAACACCAGCCAACGCAACAACAGAGCTCGTGGAATGGCCCTCAACATACGAATCCAG TGCCCCAACAGCAGCTCACAAGAACCTCGCTGACAGAGCAGACTAGACCCGCTGCTGGTCCTCCGCAGCCTCCTCCCGCCCCTCCTGCACCCGCCGCTCCTCCACCGCCACCCGCTGGTGTGCCACCTCCTCCGAGTTCTGGACCTCCTTCAGCTTCTG TCCCTCCTGCGCCACCAGCACCCAGTGGGCCCCCTGTTCCGCCGGCACCACCTGCACCTGGAGCTCCTCCACCTCCACCAATGCCTGCAGGGGGCATACCCTCGGCCCCTCCGCCACCCCCACCTTCAGCCAGTTCTTCTAGTGCTCCTGTGAGTGGATTTGCTGCTGCCATCGCTGCTGCAAAGTTGAAGAAGACAGAACAACAACCT GCTGAGAGCAGTAATAATGGAACAAACAACAGACCAAGCAATGGTGGAGGAGGCGGAGGCGGAGGAGCCGGTGGAATGGATCTCATGGCGGAAATGCAGAAGAGACTCGCGAGGAGACGAGCAGCTGCTGACGGGGAT CCACCAGCACCTTCCACAACTCCAGCAAAATCAACTAATTCAACAAGCTCTCCAACCACTGGCAGAAA AAGTGCACTGGATGGCATCCACCAGTCACACTCGATAGATGGTTTGAGCATAGCAGGGGGCCTAGCCACACTGCCCCGTGCTAAGAAGGCCAATAGCTCAAATCAATTATTCAATAG AAGCAACTCTGGTACAAACTCTGTAAATGGACCAACAAGTAATGGTTCGAGCTTGTCTGCCGAGATGGAACAGGTAAAGCAAGAGATCCTTGGAGAGCTGCGTGTGGAAATGCAAAGGCTAAAACAGGACATTCTTGAAG CTATCCGAAATGAGATGCGACGCTGA